The following are encoded together in the Osmia lignaria lignaria isolate PbOS001 chromosome 13, iyOsmLign1, whole genome shotgun sequence genome:
- the LOC117610253 gene encoding armadillo repeat-containing protein 3 isoform X2 — protein sequence MGPTRIEKDVGKRKERVDRREQTKDKFDPVRLEIKYPGTAILLLKCQEKPVLLAAAAALAKYGSKAKGNLEVLFDLDIVDSVIPLITHEDLFTRRFAAKLLAEMVTIPNVLHFLLDSDYYIPHFAKVLINDNDLFMQEFSSLILAEISKDMFGAAKILKQCQNMDFLFERIQSPDPDVKKNNIEIIYNLLEDPTGATAIINTKNMNLSAVYQLYNSVYPEIQKLALNVIANLVSRNQDEYLQDLFRRSNGLQALLKFLDNVEWEDVHSEAFRILRLAADNPVTAETFDDIGGIKQMLGYLEDTSHSKLFVEALDVAVCLSHTPRGRQALYRYGIVDYLLRTLVGNVQPDIYEISCHSIGTMSLYDKAAKDLTESGCTKNILDIMKNENFKWSPRHAALFALNQLLKCDVKNCENFLNAQGQNYFLRLIRQPIGKIPVEILVGIIECLTTIARNEILRSAIINADTIDAMCASFELTCISMNEFKIACCNALSVFCIDNAGRVAFLKVNGPNRLYNMLSDVKSTAIRNSAAQLVQLLCADPVLADAFVSARYLNYMLSNRLIARLVPSWDTCIEALFNSHLPIKFAFTGRLSLHDITRDGFYVLRRNVCKFPTLDEIFHFKFCPLEPIYVVNCIRPRKSVIEEKIEENLSNVVQDSSDSSSMRNVSRQDILLSNEIGKLRMDTKFAHLQCDPCLNDYLELFKCKLIAAESKDVALKSEEGLVNISYVASRVKMLAKFVAQQLSGPDPLIRCIEHQLEIHLREIMNSIETSVIPLGMLRVGSFLERALLFKVMADRIHLPAALVRGEYGRAWIEVAVAVAAEKTKSTIEEDSYKSNLQKGTSCSEMITLQDSVLQSINEEKDSESIDSISMEQWFTIYPKKLLKPNFIVDLMIKPGDLIPIESRKGKLYREKQLVCDTVCYDQ from the exons atggggcCAACGCGTATCGAA AAAGATGTGGGCAAGCGTAAAGAAAGAGTGGATCGCCGAGAGCAAACTAAAGACAAGTTTGATCCTGTTCGGCTAGAAATTAAGTATCCAGGAACAGCGATATTACTTTTGAAATGTCAAGAAAAGCCTGTACTGTTAGCTGCAGCCGCAGCTTTGGCGAAATATGGTAGCAAAGCTAAAGGAAATTTGGAAGTTCTGTTTGATCTTGACATTGTGGACAGCGTGATTCCATTGATCACTCACGAAGATCTGTTTACCAGAAg GTTTGCTGCAAAATTGCTAGCTGAAATGGTTACTATTCCCAATGTCCTTCATTTCCTCCTGGATTCTGATTATTACATTCCACATTTTGCAAAGGTCCTTATCAATGACAATGATTTGTTCATGCAGGAATTTTCCTCGTTAATATTAGCAGAAATATCAAAGGATATGTTTGGAGCAgcaaaaatattgaaacagTGTCAAAACATGGATTTTTTATTTGAGAGAATTCAGTCACCAGATCCAGATGTAAAGAAGaacaatatagaaataatatacaATTTGTTAGAAGATCCTACAGGAGCGACAGCAATTATTAACACAAAG aaCATGAACTTGTCAGCAGTGTACCAGCTGTACAATTCGGTGTATCCTGAAATTCAGAAGCTAGCCCTTAACGTAATAGCTAATTTAGTGAGCAGAAATCAAGACGAGTATTTGCAAGATCTCTTTCGACGATCAAACGGTCTCCAGGCTTTACTAAAGTTTTTAGAC AATGTCGAATGGGAAGATGTTCATTCGGAAGCATTTCGGATTCTTCGGTTAGCCGCTGACAATCCTGTAACCGCTGAAACATTCGACGACATTGGGGGTATTAAACAGATGTTGGGCTACCTGGAGGACACCTCTCACTCGAAGCTGTTCGTGGAAGCTCTTGATGTAGCCGTTTGTCTGTCGCATACACCGAGGGGTAGACAA GCCCTCTACAGATACGGGATCGTCGACTATTTATTGCGTACATTAGTAGGCAATGTGCAACCTGATATATATGAAATCAGTTGCCATAGTATTGGAACGATGAGTTTGTACGATAAAGCAGCCAAGGATCTAACTGAGAGCGGTTGTACGAAGAACATTCTAG ATATAATGAAGAATGAGAATTTCAAGTGGAGTCCAAGGCACGCGGCTCTGTTTGCCTTGAATCAATTGTTGAAATGCGATGTTaagaattgtgaaaatttcttgAACGCTCAAGGACAG AATTACTTTTTACGGCTGATCAGACAACCGATAGGGAAGATTCCTGTTGAGATTCTAGTAGGAATAATCGAATGCTTGACAACAATTGCAAGAAATGAAATTCTACGATCTGCTATCATTAATGCAGACACGATTGATGCCATGTGTGCGTCTTTTgaa TTGACATGTATATCGATGAACGAGTTCAAGATCGCCTGCTGCAACGCTCTCTCCGTTTTCTGCATCGACAATGCTGGAAGAGTCGCGTTTTTGAAGGTTAACGGACCAAACCGTTTATATAATATGTTGTCCGACGTTAAGTCAACTGCAATAAGGAACTCGGCCGCTCAACTGGTTCAATTATTATGCGCGGATCCAGTTTTGGCAGACGCTTTTGTCTCGGCCAGATATTTAAATTA taTGCTGAGCAACCGATTGATCGCGAGACTAGTTCCTTCGTGGGACACGTGCATCGAGGCCTTGTTCAATTCGCATCTGCCAATCAAGTTTGCTTTCACTGGACGACTTTCCTTACACGATATCACTCGAGATGGGTTTTACGTTCTTCGGAGGAACGTTTGCAA ATTTCCAACATTAGATgagatttttcatttcaagttTTGCCCCTTGGAACCCATTTACGTGGTGAATTGTATCCGGCCTCGTAAATCAGTTATCgaagaaaaaatagaagaaaatctaTCCAATGTTGTACAAg ATAGCAGCGACAGTAGTAGTATGCGGAATGTTAGTAGGCAAGATATCTTGTTATCGAATGAAATCGGGAAGCTGAGGATGGATACGAAATTTGCTCATCTTCAATGCGATCCTTGTCTTAATGATTATTTAGAGTTGTTCAAGTGCAAGCTTATCGCTGCAGAGTCAAAAGATGT AGCATTGAAAAGTGAAGAAGGATTGGTAAATATTAGCTACGTTGCTTCTCGCGTCAAGATGTTGGCGAAATTCGTGGCTCAACAACTGTCAGGACCGGATCCATTGATCAGGTGTATAGAGCATCAATTGGAAATTCATTTGAGAGAAATCATGAATAGCATTGAAACAAGCGTGATACCGTTAGGAATGTTACGCGTTGGTTCTTTCTTGGAAAGAGCGTTGCTTTTCAAAGTAATGGCTGATAGGATACATTTGCCAGCCGCATTGGTGCGAGGAGAGTATGGCAGAGCTTGGATCGAGGTAGCGGTAGCGGTAGCAGCTGAG AAGACGAAAAGCACGATCGAAGAAGATTCGTATAAAAGTAATCTACAGAAGGGTACATCCTGTTCAGAAATGATCACCTTGCAAGACTCTGTACTGCAATCGATAAACGAAGAGAAAGATTCAGAGAGCATCGATTCAATTTCTATGGAACAGTGGTTCACGATTTACCCAAAGAAACTGTTAAAACCGAATTTCATCGTCGATCTGATGATTAAACCTGGAGATCTGATTCCAATAGAGAGTCGTAAAGGAAAATTATACCGTGAGAAACAATTAGTGTGCGATACAGTGTGCTACGATCAATGA
- the LOC117610253 gene encoding armadillo repeat-containing protein 3 isoform X1 produces MGPTRIEKDVGKRKERVDRREQTKDKFDPVRLEIKYPGTAILLLKCQEKPVLLAAAAALAKYGSKAKGNLEVLFDLDIVDSVIPLITHEDLFTRRFAAKLLAEMVTIPNVLHFLLDSDYYIPHFAKVLINDNDLFMQEFSSLILAEISKDMFGAAKILKQCQNMDFLFERIQSPDPDVKKNNIEIIYNLLEDPTGATAIINTKNMNLSAVYQLYNSVYPEIQKLALNVIANLVSRNQDEYLQDLFRRSNGLQALLKFLDNVEWEDVHSEAFRILRLAADNPVTAETFDDIGGIKQMLGYLEDTSHSKLFVEALDVAVCLSHTPRGRQALYRYGIVDYLLRTLVGNVQPDIYEISCHSIGTMSLYDKAAKDLTESGCTKNILDIMKNENFKWSPRHAALFALNQLLKCDVKNCENFLNAQGQNYFLRLIRQPIGKIPVEILVGIIECLTTIARNEILRSAIINADTIDAMCASFELTCISMNEFKIACCNALSVFCIDNAGRVAFLKVNGPNRLYNMLSDVKSTAIRNSAAQLVQLLCADPVLADAFVSARYLNYMLSNRLIARLVPSWDTCIEALFNSHLPIKFAFTGRLSLHDITRDGFYVLRRNVCKFPTLDEIFHFKFCPLEPIYVVNCIRPRKSVIEEKIEENLSNVVQGKISFFHILSVQIRLWEKYFCSDSSDSSSMRNVSRQDILLSNEIGKLRMDTKFAHLQCDPCLNDYLELFKCKLIAAESKDVALKSEEGLVNISYVASRVKMLAKFVAQQLSGPDPLIRCIEHQLEIHLREIMNSIETSVIPLGMLRVGSFLERALLFKVMADRIHLPAALVRGEYGRAWIEVAVAVAAEKTKSTIEEDSYKSNLQKGTSCSEMITLQDSVLQSINEEKDSESIDSISMEQWFTIYPKKLLKPNFIVDLMIKPGDLIPIESRKGKLYREKQLVCDTVCYDQ; encoded by the exons atggggcCAACGCGTATCGAA AAAGATGTGGGCAAGCGTAAAGAAAGAGTGGATCGCCGAGAGCAAACTAAAGACAAGTTTGATCCTGTTCGGCTAGAAATTAAGTATCCAGGAACAGCGATATTACTTTTGAAATGTCAAGAAAAGCCTGTACTGTTAGCTGCAGCCGCAGCTTTGGCGAAATATGGTAGCAAAGCTAAAGGAAATTTGGAAGTTCTGTTTGATCTTGACATTGTGGACAGCGTGATTCCATTGATCACTCACGAAGATCTGTTTACCAGAAg GTTTGCTGCAAAATTGCTAGCTGAAATGGTTACTATTCCCAATGTCCTTCATTTCCTCCTGGATTCTGATTATTACATTCCACATTTTGCAAAGGTCCTTATCAATGACAATGATTTGTTCATGCAGGAATTTTCCTCGTTAATATTAGCAGAAATATCAAAGGATATGTTTGGAGCAgcaaaaatattgaaacagTGTCAAAACATGGATTTTTTATTTGAGAGAATTCAGTCACCAGATCCAGATGTAAAGAAGaacaatatagaaataatatacaATTTGTTAGAAGATCCTACAGGAGCGACAGCAATTATTAACACAAAG aaCATGAACTTGTCAGCAGTGTACCAGCTGTACAATTCGGTGTATCCTGAAATTCAGAAGCTAGCCCTTAACGTAATAGCTAATTTAGTGAGCAGAAATCAAGACGAGTATTTGCAAGATCTCTTTCGACGATCAAACGGTCTCCAGGCTTTACTAAAGTTTTTAGAC AATGTCGAATGGGAAGATGTTCATTCGGAAGCATTTCGGATTCTTCGGTTAGCCGCTGACAATCCTGTAACCGCTGAAACATTCGACGACATTGGGGGTATTAAACAGATGTTGGGCTACCTGGAGGACACCTCTCACTCGAAGCTGTTCGTGGAAGCTCTTGATGTAGCCGTTTGTCTGTCGCATACACCGAGGGGTAGACAA GCCCTCTACAGATACGGGATCGTCGACTATTTATTGCGTACATTAGTAGGCAATGTGCAACCTGATATATATGAAATCAGTTGCCATAGTATTGGAACGATGAGTTTGTACGATAAAGCAGCCAAGGATCTAACTGAGAGCGGTTGTACGAAGAACATTCTAG ATATAATGAAGAATGAGAATTTCAAGTGGAGTCCAAGGCACGCGGCTCTGTTTGCCTTGAATCAATTGTTGAAATGCGATGTTaagaattgtgaaaatttcttgAACGCTCAAGGACAG AATTACTTTTTACGGCTGATCAGACAACCGATAGGGAAGATTCCTGTTGAGATTCTAGTAGGAATAATCGAATGCTTGACAACAATTGCAAGAAATGAAATTCTACGATCTGCTATCATTAATGCAGACACGATTGATGCCATGTGTGCGTCTTTTgaa TTGACATGTATATCGATGAACGAGTTCAAGATCGCCTGCTGCAACGCTCTCTCCGTTTTCTGCATCGACAATGCTGGAAGAGTCGCGTTTTTGAAGGTTAACGGACCAAACCGTTTATATAATATGTTGTCCGACGTTAAGTCAACTGCAATAAGGAACTCGGCCGCTCAACTGGTTCAATTATTATGCGCGGATCCAGTTTTGGCAGACGCTTTTGTCTCGGCCAGATATTTAAATTA taTGCTGAGCAACCGATTGATCGCGAGACTAGTTCCTTCGTGGGACACGTGCATCGAGGCCTTGTTCAATTCGCATCTGCCAATCAAGTTTGCTTTCACTGGACGACTTTCCTTACACGATATCACTCGAGATGGGTTTTACGTTCTTCGGAGGAACGTTTGCAA ATTTCCAACATTAGATgagatttttcatttcaagttTTGCCCCTTGGAACCCATTTACGTGGTGAATTGTATCCGGCCTCGTAAATCAGTTATCgaagaaaaaatagaagaaaatctaTCCAATGTTGTACAAggtaaaatatctttttttcatATCTTATCCGTTCAAATCCGATTGTGGGAGAAATATTTCTGTTCAGATAGCAGCGACAGTAGTAGTATGCGGAATGTTAGTAGGCAAGATATCTTGTTATCGAATGAAATCGGGAAGCTGAGGATGGATACGAAATTTGCTCATCTTCAATGCGATCCTTGTCTTAATGATTATTTAGAGTTGTTCAAGTGCAAGCTTATCGCTGCAGAGTCAAAAGATGT AGCATTGAAAAGTGAAGAAGGATTGGTAAATATTAGCTACGTTGCTTCTCGCGTCAAGATGTTGGCGAAATTCGTGGCTCAACAACTGTCAGGACCGGATCCATTGATCAGGTGTATAGAGCATCAATTGGAAATTCATTTGAGAGAAATCATGAATAGCATTGAAACAAGCGTGATACCGTTAGGAATGTTACGCGTTGGTTCTTTCTTGGAAAGAGCGTTGCTTTTCAAAGTAATGGCTGATAGGATACATTTGCCAGCCGCATTGGTGCGAGGAGAGTATGGCAGAGCTTGGATCGAGGTAGCGGTAGCGGTAGCAGCTGAG AAGACGAAAAGCACGATCGAAGAAGATTCGTATAAAAGTAATCTACAGAAGGGTACATCCTGTTCAGAAATGATCACCTTGCAAGACTCTGTACTGCAATCGATAAACGAAGAGAAAGATTCAGAGAGCATCGATTCAATTTCTATGGAACAGTGGTTCACGATTTACCCAAAGAAACTGTTAAAACCGAATTTCATCGTCGATCTGATGATTAAACCTGGAGATCTGATTCCAATAGAGAGTCGTAAAGGAAAATTATACCGTGAGAAACAATTAGTGTGCGATACAGTGTGCTACGATCAATGA